Proteins encoded together in one Halomarina salina window:
- a CDS encoding sodium/calcium exchanger protein produces the protein MSNRLRHPLSAVAFAFLLTAPWVATRLYVLSSSSLGSPEELLPVGQVVAVSGLAVLGASFLLAWGAETAEKDVPRAFAIAVLAILAVAPEYAVDALYAWTAGANAGTQEGAEAANLAVANMTGANRILIGIGWSAIALFTVYKARSTNDPAVESRSGFLKDAVSLDRDIATEITFLLAATAFAFLVPFSMSTFNGGGSVGGIGIIDTLVLVGLYLLYIAIIVRGEVEEEEQVGVPAYLQSWSKGPRIASVLFLFVYSGVMIFISVEHFAHGLEQLGVDNGIPEFFMIQWVAPLASEAPELIVVAYLVNKARSTAGFNALISSKLNQWTLLIGTIAVVYSIAAGEVGTLPFDEKQMAEIWITAAQSLFAIAILTNFEISLREAVGLFVLFISQVAIEFAFIVTLSESAAETYSLWVLYAYTVVYLVLGGYLFVARRDELRSLFGRTVTTAREAFGDETAQPDHAD, from the coding sequence ATGAGTAACCGTTTGCGTCACCCGCTGAGCGCCGTCGCGTTCGCGTTCCTCCTGACCGCTCCGTGGGTCGCGACGCGTCTGTACGTCCTCTCCTCGTCGAGTCTCGGGTCGCCGGAAGAACTGCTCCCAGTAGGGCAGGTCGTCGCCGTGAGTGGTCTCGCCGTCCTCGGTGCGTCGTTCCTCCTCGCGTGGGGGGCGGAGACGGCCGAGAAGGACGTCCCCCGGGCGTTCGCCATCGCTGTCCTCGCCATCCTCGCGGTGGCACCGGAGTACGCCGTCGACGCGCTGTACGCGTGGACCGCGGGTGCGAACGCCGGCACGCAGGAGGGCGCGGAGGCCGCGAACCTCGCGGTCGCCAACATGACCGGTGCGAACCGCATCCTCATCGGTATCGGCTGGTCCGCCATCGCGCTGTTCACCGTCTACAAGGCCCGGTCGACGAACGACCCGGCGGTCGAGAGCCGGAGCGGGTTCCTGAAGGACGCCGTCTCGCTGGACCGCGACATCGCCACCGAGATAACGTTCCTGCTCGCGGCGACGGCGTTCGCGTTCCTCGTCCCGTTCAGCATGAGCACGTTCAACGGTGGTGGGTCGGTCGGTGGTATCGGCATCATCGACACGCTCGTCCTCGTCGGTCTCTACCTCCTCTACATCGCTATCATCGTCCGCGGCGAGGTCGAGGAGGAGGAGCAGGTCGGCGTCCCCGCCTACCTCCAGTCGTGGTCGAAGGGGCCGCGCATCGCCTCGGTCCTCTTCCTGTTCGTCTACTCCGGCGTGATGATATTCATCTCCGTCGAGCACTTCGCCCACGGGCTCGAACAGTTGGGAGTCGACAACGGCATCCCCGAGTTCTTCATGATACAGTGGGTCGCGCCGCTGGCCTCGGAAGCGCCGGAACTCATCGTCGTCGCCTACCTCGTCAACAAGGCGCGGTCGACCGCGGGGTTCAACGCGCTCATCTCCTCGAAGCTCAACCAGTGGACGCTGCTCATCGGGACCATCGCGGTCGTCTACTCCATCGCGGCCGGCGAGGTGGGGACGCTCCCGTTCGACGAGAAGCAGATGGCCGAGATCTGGATCACGGCGGCCCAGAGCCTCTTCGCCATCGCCATCCTGACGAACTTCGAGATATCGCTCCGGGAGGCCGTCGGGCTGTTCGTCCTGTTCATCTCGCAGGTGGCCATCGAGTTCGCCTTCATCGTCACCCTCTCGGAGTCGGCCGCCGAGACGTACAGCCTCTGGGTGCTGTACGCGTACACCGTCGTCTACCTCGTCCTCGGGGGCTACCTGTTCGTCGCGCGCCGCGACGAGTTGCGCAGCCTGTTCGGTCGGACCGTCACGACCGCCCGCGAAGCGTTCGGCGACGAGACCGCCCAGCCAGACCACGCCGACTGA
- a CDS encoding D-aminoacyl-tRNA deacylase, translated as MLGIVVSRADSASERIGEHLRSLADWEETTDDSRPDAEGGGAVYRLRDDEGRPDAELRVFDDLHIYLTGVEEAFDADLDCLAFVSRHAGDTGPLLTAHPTGNVGQAEYGGEDHRFARAAPGALKRVRESLDRYAPEDYDVGMECTHHGPTNLDTPSLFVEVGSDEAQWADDDAARAVARATLDLRDVDPTPERTLVGFGGGHYVPRFERVVRETDWAVGHVAADWGLDDLPEDPETYRAVLRRAFERSGATRVLVDGERSFLRETLADLGYEVVSETWTRETTGVPLALVERLEREVASVDEGLRFGALARDAGSVSESDDVADYTVLALPDDLLAEANGIDHETTLAAVRERSVAVATDEGGTRLAGPAVVPAAVENSSSEDDPVTPLVDALVGVLETTYDHVERGDEAVVVRDRAFDPDLARERGVSEGPAFGRLSAGETVEVDGRVVAPADVHRERERRFSLDALSDTRRTSSKDS; from the coding sequence GTGCTCGGAATCGTCGTCAGCCGCGCCGACAGCGCCTCGGAACGCATCGGTGAGCACCTGCGCTCGCTCGCCGACTGGGAGGAGACGACCGACGACTCGCGGCCCGACGCCGAGGGCGGCGGGGCCGTCTACCGCCTTCGCGACGACGAGGGTCGCCCGGACGCCGAACTGCGCGTCTTCGACGACCTCCACATCTACCTCACCGGCGTCGAGGAGGCGTTCGACGCCGACCTCGACTGCCTCGCGTTCGTCTCGCGGCACGCCGGCGACACCGGCCCGCTGTTGACCGCCCACCCGACCGGGAACGTCGGCCAGGCGGAGTACGGCGGCGAGGACCACCGGTTCGCCCGCGCCGCACCCGGCGCACTGAAGAGGGTGCGCGAGTCGCTCGACCGGTACGCCCCCGAGGACTACGACGTCGGGATGGAGTGTACCCACCACGGTCCGACGAACCTCGACACGCCCTCGCTGTTCGTCGAGGTGGGGAGCGACGAGGCCCAGTGGGCGGACGACGACGCGGCCCGGGCGGTGGCGCGGGCCACCCTCGACCTGCGCGACGTGGACCCCACTCCGGAGCGAACGCTCGTCGGCTTCGGCGGCGGCCACTACGTCCCCCGGTTCGAGCGCGTCGTCCGCGAGACGGACTGGGCCGTGGGCCACGTCGCCGCCGACTGGGGACTGGACGACCTGCCGGAGGACCCGGAGACGTACCGTGCGGTGCTGCGCCGGGCGTTCGAGCGGTCCGGCGCGACCCGCGTGCTCGTCGACGGCGAGCGCTCGTTCCTCCGCGAGACGCTCGCCGACCTGGGCTACGAGGTGGTGAGCGAGACGTGGACCCGCGAGACGACGGGCGTCCCGCTGGCGCTGGTCGAGCGCCTCGAACGCGAGGTGGCGAGCGTCGATGAGGGGCTTCGGTTCGGTGCGCTGGCGCGCGACGCCGGTTCGGTGAGTGAGAGCGACGACGTGGCCGACTACACGGTCCTCGCGCTCCCCGACGACCTGCTCGCCGAAGCCAACGGTATCGACCACGAGACCACGCTCGCCGCCGTCCGCGAGCGGAGCGTCGCCGTCGCCACCGACGAGGGCGGGACACGACTCGCCGGCCCGGCGGTCGTCCCCGCGGCCGTCGAGAACTCGTCGAGTGAGGACGACCCGGTCACCCCTCTCGTCGACGCGCTGGTCGGCGTGCTGGAGACGACGTACGACCACGTCGAACGAGGGGACGAGGCGGTGGTGGTCCGGGACCGTGCCTTCGACCCGGACCTGGCCCGTGAACGGGGCGTCAGCGAGGGGCCGGCGTTCGGTCGTCTCTCGGCCGGCGAGACGGTCGAGGTGGACGGTCGAGTCGTCGCACCCGCCGATGTCCACCGCGAGCGAGAGCGTCGATTCTCCCTCGACGCCCTGTCAGACACTCGTCGGACATCGTCGAAAGATAGTTAA
- the ftsZ gene encoding cell division protein FtsZ, with amino-acid sequence MDSLIEDAIDEAEQTREENPPRGNGAESEDSTNTDAAPGNTSGAMTDEELADVVKDLETKITVFGCGGGGGNTVTRMAQEGIHGATTVAANTDAQHLADQVQADSKILIGRQRTGGRGAGSVPQIGEEAAQENIDDIQMAIGDSDMVFITAGLGGGTGTGSAPVVAQAAQEAGALTIAVVTIPFTAEGERRRANADAGLERLRQVADTVIVIPNDRLLDYAPNLPLQDAFKICDRVLMRSVKGMTELITKPGLVNVDFADVKTIMENGGVAMIGLGESDSENRAQDSIRSALRSPLLDVEFSGANSALINVVGGPDMSIEEAEGVVEEIYERIDPDARIIWGASVNPDFEDKMETMVVVTGVDSPQIYGKGDEAEGVSTERVEGQQEPDPDDDGDIDFIE; translated from the coding sequence ATGGACTCGCTTATCGAGGACGCCATCGACGAGGCCGAACAAACTCGGGAGGAGAATCCCCCGCGTGGGAACGGGGCGGAGTCCGAGGACTCCACGAACACCGACGCCGCGCCCGGCAACACCTCCGGGGCGATGACGGACGAGGAACTCGCAGACGTCGTCAAGGACCTGGAGACGAAGATCACGGTGTTCGGGTGCGGCGGCGGCGGCGGCAACACCGTCACCCGGATGGCCCAGGAGGGCATCCACGGCGCGACGACGGTCGCCGCCAACACCGACGCCCAGCACCTCGCGGATCAGGTGCAGGCGGATTCGAAGATCCTCATCGGTCGCCAGCGCACGGGCGGCCGGGGAGCCGGTTCGGTCCCGCAGATTGGCGAGGAGGCGGCACAGGAGAACATCGACGACATCCAGATGGCCATCGGGGACTCCGACATGGTGTTCATCACCGCCGGACTCGGCGGCGGCACCGGGACGGGGAGCGCCCCGGTCGTCGCACAGGCCGCCCAGGAGGCGGGCGCGCTCACCATCGCCGTCGTCACCATCCCGTTCACCGCGGAGGGCGAGCGACGGCGCGCGAACGCAGACGCCGGTCTCGAACGCCTGCGTCAGGTCGCCGACACGGTCATCGTCATCCCGAACGACCGACTGCTCGACTACGCGCCGAACCTCCCGCTCCAGGACGCGTTCAAGATCTGTGACCGCGTGCTGATGCGCTCGGTGAAGGGGATGACCGAACTCATCACCAAACCCGGCCTCGTCAACGTCGACTTCGCCGACGTGAAGACCATCATGGAGAACGGCGGCGTCGCCATGATCGGTCTCGGCGAGTCCGACTCCGAGAACCGCGCGCAGGACTCCATCCGCTCTGCGCTTCGTTCGCCGCTGCTCGACGTCGAGTTCTCGGGTGCGAACTCCGCGCTCATCAACGTCGTCGGCGGCCCCGACATGTCCATCGAGGAGGCCGAGGGCGTCGTCGAGGAGATCTACGAGCGCATCGACCCCGACGCCCGCATCATCTGGGGCGCGTCGGTCAACCCGGACTTCGAGGACAAGATGGAGACGATGGTCGTCGTCACCGGCGTCGACTCCCCGCAGATCTACGGCAAGGGCGACGAGGCCGAGGGCGTCTCGACCGAGCGCGTCGAAGGCCAGCAGGAGCCGGACCCCGACGACGACGGCGACATCGACTTCATCGAGTAA
- a CDS encoding protein translocase SEC61 complex subunit gamma yields MEVPKDLTSYVRVLKLASTPSWEEFSQVALIAGAGIAFVGFIGFLIFVIMTFLPGGV; encoded by the coding sequence ATGGAAGTACCGAAAGACCTGACCTCGTACGTTCGCGTGCTGAAACTCGCCAGCACGCCCTCCTGGGAGGAGTTCTCGCAGGTGGCGCTCATCGCGGGGGCCGGCATCGCGTTCGTCGGCTTCATCGGGTTTCTCATCTTCGTAATCATGACGTTCCTGCCCGGAGGCGTCTGA
- a CDS encoding transcription elongation factor Spt5 — translation MAIFAVKTTASQERTVADMIINREEESIHAALAPDSLTSYVMVEAEESAVFDRILDEIPHARGVVPGKSSIMEVEHFLSPKPDVEGIAEGDIVELIAGPFKGEKAQVQRIDEGKDQVTVELYEATVPIPVTVRGDQIRVLDSEER, via the coding sequence ATGGCTATCTTCGCCGTCAAGACGACCGCCAGCCAGGAGCGGACGGTCGCCGATATGATCATCAACCGCGAGGAGGAGAGCATCCACGCCGCGCTCGCGCCCGACTCGCTGACCAGCTACGTGATGGTGGAGGCCGAGGAGTCGGCCGTCTTCGACCGCATCCTCGACGAGATTCCCCACGCACGGGGGGTCGTCCCCGGCAAGTCGAGCATCATGGAGGTAGAGCACTTCCTCTCGCCGAAACCCGACGTCGAGGGTATCGCCGAGGGGGACATCGTCGAACTCATCGCCGGACCGTTCAAGGGCGAGAAGGCGCAGGTCCAGCGCATCGACGAGGGGAAAGACCAGGTCACGGTCGAACTGTACGAGGCGACGGTCCCGATTCCGGTCACCGTGCGTGGCGACCAGATTCGCGTGCTGGACTCGGAAGAGCGCTGA
- a CDS encoding PHP-associated domain-containing protein, giving the protein MHVKILDERVVERAKARGLDALVYAPHFTRLPNIAAKAEAFSDDDLLVVPAREIFTGNWNSRKHILAVGLTDPIPDFITLEGAMAELDRQDAAVLAPHPEFLTVSLDLYDIERFDVDAVEVYNPKHLPRDNERAIRIAREAGLPGFTSSYAHLLGTVGEAWTEFDEEITDAADLAELLKSRAPRRVYHREGVEHELRCAAEFAHLGFENTWGKVDRVLLSATEPTHPGHIAYDGRFDDVRVY; this is encoded by the coding sequence ATGCACGTGAAGATTCTCGACGAACGGGTCGTCGAGCGTGCGAAAGCCCGGGGGCTGGACGCGCTCGTCTACGCCCCCCACTTCACGCGCCTGCCGAACATCGCGGCGAAGGCCGAGGCGTTCTCCGACGACGACCTCCTCGTCGTCCCGGCCCGCGAGATATTCACGGGTAACTGGAACAGTCGCAAGCACATCCTCGCGGTGGGGTTGACCGACCCGATTCCGGACTTCATCACGCTGGAGGGAGCGATGGCGGAACTGGACCGACAGGACGCCGCCGTGCTCGCGCCACACCCCGAGTTCCTCACCGTGAGCCTCGACCTGTACGACATCGAGCGGTTCGACGTCGACGCCGTCGAGGTGTACAACCCGAAGCACCTCCCGCGGGACAACGAGCGGGCGATCCGAATCGCGCGCGAGGCGGGACTACCGGGGTTCACGTCGTCGTACGCACACCTGCTCGGCACCGTCGGCGAAGCGTGGACGGAGTTCGACGAGGAGATAACGGACGCCGCGGACCTCGCCGAGTTGCTGAAATCGCGTGCGCCACGGCGGGTGTACCACCGCGAGGGCGTCGAGCACGAACTACGCTGTGCGGCGGAGTTCGCCCACCTCGGGTTCGAGAACACGTGGGGAAAGGTCGACCGGGTGTTGCTGTCGGCGACCGAACCGACCCACCCAGGACACATCGCCTACGACGGGCGGTTCGACGACGTGCGGGTGTACTGA
- a CDS encoding metal-dependent hydrolase, with protein MNKEGHVVNGLLLGVGLGFILQPGGDWATLRTVAAVTVPVVLGALFPDVDTAFGRHRKTLHNLATLGLFVAFPVVFDNLHWVWVGVLTHYVLDLVGSKRGMALFYPIPTEYDFPTGVATSNRYANLVTLVITAAELLVAAAVVRYAPELVDDLGSIPPLPDLLL; from the coding sequence GTGAACAAGGAAGGACACGTCGTCAACGGTCTCCTGCTCGGCGTGGGCCTCGGGTTCATCCTCCAGCCCGGCGGCGACTGGGCGACGCTCCGCACGGTGGCGGCGGTCACCGTCCCCGTCGTGCTGGGTGCGCTGTTCCCCGACGTCGACACCGCCTTCGGCAGGCACCGGAAGACGCTCCACAACCTCGCCACGCTGGGCCTGTTCGTCGCGTTCCCGGTCGTCTTCGACAACCTCCACTGGGTCTGGGTCGGCGTGCTCACCCACTACGTCCTCGACCTCGTCGGGAGCAAGCGCGGCATGGCGCTGTTCTACCCCATCCCGACGGAGTACGACTTCCCGACCGGCGTGGCGACCAGCAACCGGTACGCGAACCTCGTCACGCTGGTCATCACGGCCGCCGAACTGCTCGTCGCGGCCGCCGTCGTCCGCTACGCGCCCGAACTGGTCGACGACCTCGGGTCGATTCCGCCGCTGCCGGACCTGCTACTGTAG
- a CDS encoding CinA family protein, giving the protein MNPFDDSDDPIAERVGTALRRDGWTLAVAESCTGGLVGSLLTDVPGSSDYFDRSVVTYSYAAKRDLLAISRETLDAEGAVSGPVAAQMARAVCDTADTNWGVATTGIAGPDGGTEEKPVGTVYVGVANAASWGSGDSRTTVERHEFDGDRDELKRRFAEQALTDLLARIETDR; this is encoded by the coding sequence ATGAACCCGTTCGACGACTCCGACGACCCCATCGCAGAGCGCGTCGGAACCGCGCTCCGACGCGACGGCTGGACGCTCGCCGTGGCCGAGTCCTGTACCGGTGGCCTCGTCGGGTCGCTGCTGACCGACGTTCCGGGGTCGAGCGACTACTTCGACCGCTCCGTGGTGACGTACTCCTACGCAGCGAAGCGCGACCTGCTCGCCATCTCGCGGGAGACGCTTGACGCCGAGGGCGCGGTGAGCGGACCGGTCGCCGCGCAGATGGCGCGGGCGGTCTGTGACACTGCGGACACGAACTGGGGCGTGGCGACGACCGGTATCGCGGGCCCCGACGGCGGCACCGAGGAGAAACCGGTCGGGACCGTCTACGTCGGCGTCGCCAACGCGGCGTCGTGGGGGAGCGGTGACTCGCGGACCACGGTCGAGCGCCACGAGTTCGACGGCGACCGCGACGAACTGAAACGCCGGTTCGCCGAGCAGGCGCTGACCGACCTCCTCGCTCGCATCGAGACCGACCGGTGA
- a CDS encoding ABC transporter ATP-binding protein: MTTTQDTLDDDDEKTFEEQRARIDHPMRRLFGEYGRLHRGPLGLGLGASLFAHTLALLPPFVLGVAIDAVFLDTREFGLPLVPQSWLPASQSGQFWLSAGLVAASFLLSAVFQWGKGWGLSVFAQRVQHDVRSDTYDAMQGLDLGFFADKQTGELMSILNNDVNRLEQFLNGGLNVLTQLLVTVLGVAGLLFYVNPQLALLTLVTVPVIAVFTHRFVQTIQPMYADVRSTVGRMNSRLENNLGGIEVIKASNTESYETDRVTDTSKEYYDTNLEAITTRVKFFPGLQLTAGIGFVVTFVVGGVWVFQGPPGPFTGVLEIGQFVTFVYLGQRLIWPMAQFGQLINLYQRAQASAERIFGLVDEPTSLPERDDAEDLAVTEGRVEYDDVSFGYEEDSAVLDGVDFDLDSGEMLALVGPTGAGKSTVLKLLPRLYDVHEGAIRIDGHDVRDVTLGSLRRSIGYVSQETFLFYGSVKENIAYGTFDATDEEIRRAAEMAEAHEFITEFDDGYDTLVGERGVKLSGGQKQRVGIARVLLQDPDILILDEATSDVDTETELRIQRSIDRLVEDRTVLAIAHRLSTIKGADQILVLEDGRVVERGTHDRLLAEDGIYADLWGVQAGERDVLPSR, translated from the coding sequence ATGACTACCACGCAGGACACACTCGACGACGACGACGAGAAGACGTTCGAAGAACAGCGGGCCCGCATCGACCACCCGATGCGCCGCCTGTTCGGCGAGTACGGCCGCCTCCACCGGGGACCGCTCGGTCTCGGCCTCGGTGCGAGCCTGTTCGCCCACACGCTGGCGCTGCTCCCACCGTTCGTCCTCGGCGTCGCCATCGACGCCGTCTTCCTCGACACCCGCGAGTTCGGCCTCCCGCTCGTCCCCCAGTCGTGGCTCCCGGCCAGCCAGAGCGGCCAGTTCTGGCTCTCGGCGGGCCTCGTCGCCGCCTCGTTCCTCCTCTCGGCCGTCTTCCAGTGGGGGAAGGGCTGGGGACTGAGCGTGTTCGCCCAGCGCGTCCAGCACGACGTGCGCTCGGACACCTACGACGCGATGCAGGGCCTCGACCTGGGCTTCTTCGCCGACAAGCAGACGGGCGAACTGATGAGCATCCTCAACAACGACGTGAACAGGCTGGAGCAGTTCCTCAACGGCGGGCTCAACGTTCTGACACAGCTGCTCGTCACCGTCCTCGGCGTCGCGGGGCTGCTGTTCTACGTCAACCCGCAACTGGCGCTGCTCACGCTCGTGACGGTGCCCGTCATCGCCGTGTTCACCCACCGGTTCGTCCAGACCATCCAGCCGATGTACGCCGACGTGCGCTCGACGGTCGGCCGGATGAACTCCCGCCTGGAGAACAACCTCGGCGGCATCGAGGTCATCAAGGCCTCGAACACCGAGTCCTACGAGACCGACCGCGTCACCGACACCTCGAAGGAGTACTACGACACGAACCTCGAGGCCATCACGACCCGCGTGAAGTTCTTCCCCGGCCTCCAGCTCACGGCGGGCATCGGCTTCGTCGTCACGTTCGTCGTGGGCGGCGTCTGGGTGTTCCAGGGCCCGCCCGGTCCCTTCACGGGGGTGCTGGAGATCGGCCAGTTCGTCACGTTCGTCTACCTCGGCCAGCGCCTCATCTGGCCGATGGCGCAGTTCGGACAGCTCATCAACCTCTACCAGCGGGCGCAGGCGTCCGCCGAGCGTATCTTCGGACTGGTCGACGAACCGACCAGCCTCCCCGAACGTGACGACGCCGAGGACCTCGCAGTCACCGAGGGTCGCGTCGAGTACGACGACGTCTCGTTCGGGTACGAGGAGGACTCCGCCGTCCTCGACGGCGTGGACTTCGACCTCGACTCGGGCGAGATGCTCGCGCTCGTCGGCCCGACCGGTGCGGGGAAGTCGACCGTCCTGAAGCTCCTGCCGCGCCTCTACGACGTCCACGAGGGGGCCATCCGCATCGACGGCCACGACGTCCGTGACGTCACCCTCGGCAGCCTCCGGCGCTCCATCGGCTACGTCAGCCAGGAGACGTTCCTGTTCTACGGGAGCGTCAAGGAGAACATCGCGTACGGCACGTTCGACGCCACCGACGAGGAGATCCGCCGCGCCGCGGAGATGGCCGAGGCCCACGAGTTCATCACCGAGTTCGACGACGGCTACGACACGCTGGTCGGCGAGCGCGGCGTGAAGCTCTCGGGCGGGCAGAAACAGCGCGTCGGCATCGCCCGCGTCCTCCTGCAGGACCCGGACATCCTCATCCTCGACGAGGCGACGAGCGACGTGGACACCGAGACGGAACTGCGCATCCAGCGCTCCATCGACCGACTCGTCGAGGACCGGACCGTCCTCGCCATCGCCCACCGCCTCTCGACCATCAAGGGTGCCGACCAGATTCTCGTCCTCGAAGACGGGCGGGTCGTCGAGCGCGGTACCCACGACCGCCTGCTCGCCGAGGACGGCATCTACGCCGACCTCTGGGGCGTCCAGGCGGGGGAGCGAGACGTGCTCCCGAGTCGCTGA
- a CDS encoding ArsA family ATPase, producing the protein MSSIEVEAVDDIDAEEVTPEGVDAPDYVLYGGKGGVGKTTMAAATALASANDGTATLAVSTDPAHSLSDVLGTPIPDEPARIRDDMPLYAVEIDPEKADDPLGGAGGPGGMGGMGGMGAGGPGGMGGTAGDPDDESGTGGPFGGGGLGGFMGGSAGGGPGAGESGAQGGFDVNEGFGAADAMFGGMNPMGGGGGAMPGDDETAAMQLLLRYMDDERFDRVVVDTAPTGHTLRLLQLPEALDSMLGRMLQFREQMSGMLGDMPGPFGDPDATDVGGLREFADRVERLRDALQDPDRTDFRVVMVPETLSVIESERLLRELGDYGVASSTVVVNRVTEDVTNVADVDPDAFVTPDPENCEFCSRRWESQQKALQRANEVFRGKDIERVPLFAEEVSGETMLRVVAACLE; encoded by the coding sequence ATGAGCAGTATCGAGGTCGAGGCCGTCGACGACATCGACGCCGAGGAGGTCACGCCGGAGGGCGTCGACGCCCCCGACTACGTCCTCTACGGGGGGAAAGGAGGCGTCGGTAAGACGACGATGGCGGCGGCGACGGCGCTCGCCAGCGCCAACGACGGGACGGCGACGCTGGCCGTCTCGACGGACCCCGCCCACTCGCTGTCGGACGTGCTCGGGACGCCGATACCGGACGAACCGGCGCGTATCCGCGACGACATGCCGCTGTACGCGGTCGAGATAGACCCCGAGAAGGCCGACGACCCACTCGGCGGAGCGGGCGGCCCCGGCGGGATGGGCGGTATGGGTGGCATGGGCGCTGGCGGTCCCGGTGGGATGGGCGGGACGGCCGGTGACCCCGACGACGAGTCGGGGACCGGCGGCCCGTTCGGTGGCGGCGGGCTCGGCGGGTTCATGGGCGGCAGCGCAGGCGGCGGCCCCGGAGCCGGTGAGTCGGGGGCGCAGGGCGGGTTCGACGTGAACGAGGGGTTCGGTGCCGCGGACGCGATGTTCGGCGGGATGAACCCGATGGGCGGCGGTGGCGGCGCGATGCCCGGCGACGACGAGACGGCCGCGATGCAGCTCCTGCTCCGGTACATGGACGACGAGCGGTTCGACCGGGTCGTCGTCGACACCGCCCCGACGGGCCACACGCTCCGCCTCCTCCAGCTCCCCGAGGCGCTCGACTCGATGCTCGGGCGGATGCTCCAGTTCCGCGAGCAGATGAGCGGGATGCTCGGCGACATGCCGGGACCGTTCGGTGACCCCGACGCGACGGACGTCGGCGGGTTGCGGGAGTTCGCCGACCGCGTCGAGCGTCTCCGCGACGCGCTTCAGGACCCCGACAGGACCGACTTTCGGGTCGTGATGGTGCCCGAGACGTTGAGCGTCATCGAGTCCGAGCGACTGCTGCGCGAACTCGGTGACTACGGCGTCGCGTCGAGTACGGTCGTCGTCAACCGGGTCACCGAGGACGTGACGAACGTCGCCGACGTGGACCCCGACGCGTTCGTCACGCCGGACCCGGAGAACTGCGAGTTCTGCTCGCGGCGCTGGGAGAGCCAGCAGAAGGCCCTCCAGCGCGCCAACGAGGTGTTCCGCGGGAAGGACATCGAGCGGGTCCCGCTGTTCGCCGAGGAGGTCTCGGGCGAGACGATGCTGCGGGTCGTCGCGGCCTGTCTGGAGTAG